In a single window of the Pontibacter russatus genome:
- the holA gene encoding DNA polymerase III subunit delta — MSHTPEAILEQLKKRQFAPVYFLQGEEPYYIDLISDYIAEHALQEHEKGFNQVVLYGKDVDVATVLLQAKRFPMMSERSVVIVKEAQSIPDIEKEEGVKQLEAYLNHPLPSTILVLCYKHKTLDGRKSLAKAVGKRAVLLTTKKLYDNQVPTWINGYLKQKGVQATPQAVLLLSEYIGADLSRLVNEIDKLLLNLRPGATLDEQVVQENVGISKEYNIFELQSALIARDALKAYRIIQYFEANPKNNPLIPNLTLLFSFFTKLLCLHMAPDKSEAAVRRSLGNRGFLVKEYMQALRVFPRQRCVDIIHFVRVADLQVKGIEGGDMSDAAILRELVFKVLHPVPQALVF; from the coding sequence ATGTCGCACACCCCCGAGGCCATTCTGGAGCAGCTTAAGAAGCGGCAGTTCGCGCCCGTCTATTTTCTGCAGGGCGAGGAGCCTTATTACATCGACCTCATTTCGGATTATATAGCCGAGCACGCCCTGCAGGAGCACGAGAAAGGCTTTAACCAGGTGGTGCTATATGGCAAGGACGTGGACGTGGCCACGGTGCTGCTGCAGGCAAAGCGTTTCCCGATGATGTCAGAGCGGTCGGTGGTGATTGTGAAGGAGGCCCAAAGCATTCCGGATATCGAGAAGGAGGAGGGCGTGAAGCAACTGGAGGCTTACCTGAACCATCCGCTGCCCTCCACCATCCTCGTGCTCTGCTACAAACACAAAACCCTCGACGGCCGCAAGAGCCTGGCCAAAGCCGTGGGCAAGCGGGCGGTGCTGCTCACCACCAAAAAGCTGTACGACAACCAGGTTCCGACGTGGATAAATGGTTACCTGAAGCAGAAAGGGGTGCAGGCCACGCCGCAGGCGGTGCTGCTGCTGAGCGAGTACATCGGGGCGGACCTGTCGCGGCTGGTGAATGAGATAGACAAACTGCTGCTTAACCTCAGGCCGGGCGCAACCCTTGACGAGCAGGTGGTGCAGGAGAACGTCGGCATCAGCAAAGAGTACAATATCTTTGAGCTCCAGTCGGCCCTGATCGCCCGCGACGCGCTGAAGGCCTACCGAATCATCCAGTACTTCGAGGCCAACCCGAAGAACAACCCGCTCATCCCCAACCTCACGCTGCTGTTTTCCTTCTTCACCAAGCTGCTGTGCCTGCATATGGCCCCCGACAAGTCGGAGGCGGCGGTGCGCCGGAGCCTGGGCAACCGGGGATTTCTGGTGAAAGAGTATATGCAGGCCCTGCGGGTGTTTCCTCGCCAGCGCTGCGTCGACATCATCCATTTTGTGCGCGTGGCCGACCTGCAGGTTAAGGGCATTGAAGGAGGCGACATGTCAGACGCCGCCATTCTGCGGGAACTGGTGTTCAAGGTGTTGCACCCGGTGCCGCAGGCGCTGGTCTTCTGA
- the tyrS gene encoding tyrosine--tRNA ligase, translating into MNLIEELRWRGMLHDFMPGTEEQLASGMTTGYIGFDPTAHSLHIGNLATIMLLVHLQRAGHKPIALVGGATGMIGDPSGKSAERNLLSEEVLQANLSGIKKQLEKFLDFNAGANSAEIVNNYDWFREFSFLGFLREVGKHLTVNYMMAKDSVKKRISADEDGDRAEGLSFTEFSYQLIQGYDFYHLYKNKGVKLQMGASDQWGNITTGTELIRRMDGGKAFALVGRLVTKADGTKFGKSEGGNVWLDPNLTSPYKFYQFWLNLSDEEAEKLIKVYTLLPQEEIKRITEEHKQAPHQRALQKALAKDVTIRVHSQEDYLAAVDASEILFGKGDLETLKGLREDVLLSVFEGVPQIEVSRQQYASAETVTDLLSEATGGQVFESKGEAKRMIKNGGVSINREKVQGADDAVRFELLQGKYLVVQKGKKNYYLVCVN; encoded by the coding sequence ATGAATCTGATAGAAGAATTGCGCTGGAGAGGCATGCTCCATGATTTCATGCCAGGCACCGAAGAACAGCTGGCATCCGGCATGACGACCGGCTATATCGGCTTCGACCCGACGGCCCACTCCCTGCACATCGGCAACCTGGCCACCATTATGCTTTTGGTACACCTGCAGCGGGCGGGCCACAAGCCAATTGCATTGGTGGGCGGCGCCACCGGCATGATCGGCGACCCATCAGGCAAGTCGGCGGAGCGCAACCTGCTGTCGGAGGAGGTGCTGCAGGCGAACCTGAGCGGCATCAAAAAGCAGTTGGAGAAGTTCCTTGACTTTAACGCCGGCGCCAACTCCGCAGAGATCGTGAACAACTACGACTGGTTCAGGGAGTTCAGCTTCCTGGGTTTCCTGCGGGAGGTGGGCAAGCACCTCACCGTGAACTATATGATGGCAAAGGACTCGGTGAAGAAGCGCATCTCGGCGGATGAGGACGGCGACCGCGCCGAAGGGCTTTCCTTCACGGAGTTCTCCTACCAGCTCATCCAGGGCTACGATTTTTACCACCTGTACAAAAACAAAGGGGTGAAGCTGCAGATGGGCGCCTCCGACCAGTGGGGCAACATCACGACCGGCACCGAACTGATCAGGCGCATGGACGGCGGCAAGGCCTTTGCACTGGTGGGCAGGCTGGTGACAAAGGCAGACGGCACCAAGTTCGGCAAGTCAGAAGGCGGTAATGTGTGGCTCGACCCGAACCTGACCTCCCCGTACAAGTTTTACCAGTTCTGGCTCAACCTGTCGGACGAAGAGGCGGAGAAGCTGATAAAGGTGTACACGCTGCTCCCGCAGGAGGAGATCAAACGCATAACCGAAGAGCACAAACAGGCCCCGCACCAGCGCGCCTTACAAAAAGCCCTGGCTAAGGATGTTACAATTCGCGTGCATTCTCAGGAGGATTATCTGGCTGCGGTGGATGCCTCTGAAATTTTATTTGGCAAAGGCGATCTGGAGACGCTGAAGGGGCTTCGGGAGGATGTTTTGCTGTCGGTGTTCGAGGGCGTGCCGCAGATTGAGGTGAGCCGGCAACAGTACGCTTCGGCGGAGACCGTGACCGATCTGCTGTCGGAGGCGACGGGCGGGCAGGTGTTCGAGTCGAAGGGCGAGGCAAAGCGCATGATCAAGAACGGCGGCGTGAGCATCAATCGGGAGAAGGTGCAGGGAGCCGATGACGCTGTGCGTTTTGAGCTGCTGCAGGGTAAATACCTCGTGGTGCAGAAGGGAAAGAAGAACTACTACCTGGTGTGCGTTAACTAG
- a CDS encoding histone H1 — protein sequence MNNNFSKLKDLVMSLESDFEKFYDKGNAAAGTRVRKGMQDLKNMAQDIRKEVQDMKNSTESAK from the coding sequence ATGAACAACAACTTCAGCAAACTCAAGGATTTGGTAATGTCGCTGGAAAGCGATTTCGAGAAGTTCTACGATAAGGGAAACGCAGCGGCGGGTACGAGAGTACGCAAAGGCATGCAGGACCTGAAAAACATGGCGCAGGATATCCGCAAAGAAGTTCAGGACATGAAAAACAGCACAGAGAGCGCAAAGTAA
- a CDS encoding aminotransferase class I/II-fold pyridoxal phosphate-dependent enzyme: MDLFEKLLTNRGPLGSHSHYAHGYFTFPKLEGEIGPRMKFRGKEVLTWSLNNYLGLANHPEVRKVDAEAAAEWGMATPMGARIMSGNSSMHEQLEAELADFVKKPDALLLNFGYQGVVSIIDALVDRHDVIVYDAESHACIIDGVRLHQGKRFVYSHNDMESLEKQLERATRWAENTGGAILVITEGVFGMSGNLGKLREVVALKEKFNFRLFVDDAHGFGTMGATGAGTGEHLGCQDGIDVYFSTFAKSMASIGAFVASNEQVVEYLRYNMRSQIFAKSLPMPITVGALKRLELLRTKPELKNNLWEVVRALQSGLRGKGFNIGTTDSPVTPVFLNGQIPDATQLTLDLRENYSIFCSIVVYPVVPKDVIMLRLIPTAVHTLADVEETIAAFEKIAQKLDKGLYSSPAVTA; this comes from the coding sequence GTGGATTTATTCGAAAAGTTGTTGACCAACAGAGGCCCGTTAGGCAGCCACTCTCATTATGCGCATGGCTATTTTACCTTCCCGAAGCTGGAGGGGGAAATCGGCCCGCGCATGAAGTTCAGAGGAAAAGAGGTACTGACGTGGAGCCTGAACAACTACCTTGGCCTTGCCAACCACCCAGAGGTTCGCAAAGTTGACGCTGAGGCGGCTGCAGAATGGGGCATGGCCACGCCAATGGGCGCGCGCATCATGTCCGGCAACTCCAGCATGCACGAGCAGCTGGAGGCAGAACTGGCAGATTTCGTGAAGAAGCCCGATGCGCTGTTGCTCAACTTCGGTTATCAGGGGGTGGTGTCTATCATCGACGCCCTGGTGGACCGCCACGATGTGATTGTATATGATGCCGAGTCGCATGCCTGTATCATCGACGGCGTGCGCCTGCACCAGGGAAAACGCTTTGTATATAGCCACAACGACATGGAGAGCCTGGAGAAACAACTGGAGCGCGCCACGCGCTGGGCTGAGAACACAGGCGGTGCCATTCTGGTGATAACAGAGGGCGTGTTTGGCATGTCCGGTAACCTGGGCAAGCTGCGCGAGGTAGTGGCCCTGAAAGAGAAATTCAACTTCCGCCTGTTCGTGGACGATGCGCACGGATTCGGCACGATGGGTGCCACAGGCGCCGGCACCGGCGAGCACCTCGGCTGCCAGGACGGCATTGATGTGTACTTCTCGACCTTCGCCAAATCCATGGCCAGCATCGGGGCCTTCGTGGCCTCCAACGAGCAGGTGGTGGAGTACCTGCGCTACAACATGCGCTCCCAGATATTCGCCAAGTCGCTGCCCATGCCCATCACAGTGGGCGCCCTGAAGCGCCTCGAATTGCTGCGCACCAAGCCTGAACTGAAAAACAATTTGTGGGAGGTCGTAAGGGCGCTGCAGAGCGGCCTGCGCGGGAAGGGCTTCAACATCGGCACGACGGACTCGCCGGTGACGCCGGTGTTCCTGAACGGTCAGATTCCGGATGCCACGCAACTGACACTGGACCTGCGCGAGAACTACAGCATTTTCTGCTCCATTGTGGTTTACCCGGTGGTGCCCAAGGATGTGATCATGCTACGCCTTATCCCGACGGCCGTTCATACCCTGGCTGACGTGGAAGAGACCATCGCTGCGTTTGAGAAAATTGCACAAAAATTGGACAAGGGACTTTACTCCAGCCCGGCAGTTACTGCCTGA
- the accC gene encoding acetyl-CoA carboxylase biotin carboxylase subunit — MRKINKLLVANRGEIALRVMRTAKEMGIRTVAIYSQADRNALHVRFADEAVCVGGPKSSESYLHGEVIIEVCKQLKVDAIHPGYGFLSENAGFASMAAAADIIFVGPSPEAIELMGNKLAAKAAVARYNIPMVPGTEEAITDVAAAKQIATEVGFPILIKASAGGGGKGMRVVESVDAFEQQMKLAVSEATSAFGDGSVFIEKYIGSPRHIEIQVLGDTHGNIVHLFERECSIQRRHQKVIEEAPSAVLTPALREEMGRCAVNVAKACDYIGAGTVEFLVDENLNFYFLEMNTRLQVEHPVTEQITGLDLVKEQILIAEGHPLSFTQEDLHIKGHALELRVYAEDPANNFLPDIGKLETYIRPQGLGVRVDDGFEQGMDIPIYYDPMIAKLVTFGKDRGEAIAKMLRSIEEYQITGIETTLSFGTFVLQHEAFVSGNFDTKFIDRHFTPEALQQQPGSDEEEIAVALAALLMEEKKPTATSGSEQAAPVATSNWRKNRT, encoded by the coding sequence ATGAGAAAGATAAACAAGCTGCTGGTCGCCAACCGCGGCGAAATAGCCCTGCGCGTGATGCGGACGGCAAAAGAAATGGGCATCCGCACCGTGGCCATATATAGCCAGGCCGACCGGAACGCCCTGCACGTGCGCTTCGCCGATGAGGCGGTGTGCGTGGGCGGGCCCAAATCGAGCGAGTCTTACCTTCACGGCGAGGTAATCATAGAAGTTTGCAAGCAGCTTAAGGTAGATGCTATTCACCCGGGTTATGGCTTCCTGTCGGAGAACGCGGGCTTTGCCAGCATGGCGGCGGCCGCCGATATCATCTTCGTAGGCCCCTCTCCGGAGGCTATCGAACTGATGGGCAACAAGCTGGCGGCCAAGGCAGCCGTAGCCCGCTACAACATCCCGATGGTGCCCGGCACAGAAGAGGCCATCACGGATGTGGCGGCGGCAAAACAAATTGCCACCGAGGTGGGCTTTCCCATTCTGATCAAGGCCAGTGCGGGGGGCGGCGGCAAGGGCATGCGCGTAGTGGAAAGCGTGGATGCGTTTGAGCAGCAGATGAAGCTGGCCGTCAGCGAGGCGACTTCCGCCTTCGGCGACGGCTCCGTGTTTATCGAGAAGTACATCGGCTCGCCCCGCCATATCGAAATACAGGTGCTCGGCGACACGCACGGCAACATTGTACACCTGTTCGAGCGGGAATGCTCTATTCAGCGGCGCCACCAGAAAGTGATTGAAGAGGCTCCGTCGGCGGTGCTCACGCCTGCCTTACGGGAGGAAATGGGCCGCTGCGCCGTGAATGTGGCCAAAGCCTGTGACTATATAGGCGCTGGCACGGTGGAGTTTCTGGTGGACGAGAACCTGAATTTCTACTTCCTGGAGATGAACACGCGCCTGCAGGTGGAGCACCCGGTCACGGAGCAGATCACGGGGCTTGATCTGGTGAAAGAGCAGATCCTGATTGCCGAAGGGCATCCATTAAGCTTTACGCAAGAGGATTTGCACATAAAGGGGCATGCGCTGGAACTGCGGGTATATGCCGAAGACCCGGCCAACAACTTCCTGCCGGACATCGGTAAACTGGAAACATACATTCGGCCGCAGGGCCTCGGTGTGCGGGTGGACGATGGGTTTGAACAGGGCATGGACATTCCCATATACTACGACCCGATGATAGCCAAGCTGGTGACTTTCGGAAAAGACCGAGGCGAGGCCATCGCCAAGATGCTGCGATCCATCGAAGAATACCAGATAACCGGCATCGAAACCACACTTTCATTCGGGACGTTTGTTTTGCAGCACGAGGCGTTCGTGAGCGGCAACTTCGATACCAAATTTATAGACCGCCATTTTACGCCGGAGGCACTGCAGCAGCAACCTGGAAGCGATGAAGAGGAAATTGCCGTGGCGCTGGCCGCTCTCCTGATGGAGGAGAAAAAACCAACCGCCACAAGTGGCAGCGAACAAGCGGCCCCTGTGGCCACCTCTAACTGGAGAAAGAACAGGACCTAG
- the bshB1 gene encoding bacillithiol biosynthesis deacetylase BshB1: MKLDILAFASHPDDVELGCAGTLIAHIAAGKKAGIVDLTEGELGTRGTPETRLQEAAAAAAIMGIAVRDNLGMADGFFQNDREHQLQVIRKIRQYRPDIVLANAIHDRHPDHGRGSELVTEACFKAGLKMIPTEDAAGNEQEAWRPKAIYHFIQDRLITPDIVMDVTPFWEKKMEAIRAFKSQFYNPDDPTPNTHISSPEFLGFVESRAQELGHAIGVKYGEGFTTDRLIGTRSLFDLI; the protein is encoded by the coding sequence ATGAAACTAGACATACTCGCTTTTGCCTCGCATCCCGATGATGTGGAGCTAGGCTGTGCCGGAACCCTTATCGCCCATATCGCCGCAGGGAAAAAAGCTGGCATCGTGGACCTGACGGAGGGCGAGCTGGGCACGCGCGGCACGCCGGAGACAAGGCTGCAGGAAGCGGCGGCGGCGGCGGCAATAATGGGCATTGCGGTGCGTGACAACCTGGGCATGGCAGACGGCTTTTTCCAAAACGACCGGGAGCACCAACTGCAGGTTATCCGGAAAATACGCCAGTACCGCCCCGACATTGTGCTGGCCAACGCCATTCATGACCGCCACCCCGACCACGGCCGCGGCTCTGAACTGGTAACGGAGGCCTGCTTTAAGGCAGGCCTGAAGATGATACCCACGGAAGATGCAGCGGGGAATGAGCAGGAAGCCTGGCGGCCGAAAGCCATCTATCATTTTATCCAGGACCGCCTCATCACACCGGACATCGTAATGGATGTAACGCCCTTCTGGGAGAAGAAGATGGAGGCTATCCGCGCCTTCAAGTCTCAGTTTTACAATCCCGATGATCCCACGCCAAACACCCATATATCCTCTCCGGAGTTCCTGGGCTTTGTGGAATCACGGGCGCAGGAGCTAGGCCATGCCATTGGCGTAAAGTACGGTGAGGGCTTCACCACGGATAGGCTGATTGGCACGCGGAGCCTTTTCGATCTGATTTAA
- a CDS encoding M23 family metallopeptidase: protein MYKFKAPFTFILLLCCLLWCAGGAKAQGKVKDLFKVKTPKIDYVRPDTTILIKYEDFPDEGSDADASVNFNPKKELSIVSEDTSELDLGEQHIVEMSEEVLVDSSWIKIAGYYAIWDTHNLNPYKMDGRQLKDTVDIKLYDLASDRKYDMPLEKTPITSHFGSRGGRWHYGTDIDLNTGDSIVAAFDGVVRINKWDGGGYGNYIVVRHYNGLETLYGHMSKAIAEPGDFVEAGQLIGLGGSTGRSSGPHLHYEVRYQGNPLDPEYIYDFPDYLLKGENFQITSALFNYYNKAKSGTSGGRRAAYHKIRRGDTLSGIAKKYGVSVKQLTRLNGMSTRSTLRIGKSLRIR from the coding sequence ATGTACAAATTCAAAGCACCCTTTACTTTCATACTGCTTTTATGCTGCCTGCTTTGGTGCGCCGGAGGCGCCAAGGCGCAGGGCAAGGTGAAGGACCTTTTCAAGGTGAAGACGCCGAAGATAGACTATGTGCGCCCGGACACGACGATCCTCATCAAGTACGAGGATTTTCCGGACGAAGGCTCGGATGCCGACGCGTCGGTTAACTTCAACCCTAAGAAAGAACTCTCCATCGTGAGTGAGGACACCTCTGAACTGGACCTGGGGGAGCAGCACATCGTGGAAATGTCGGAGGAGGTGCTGGTGGACTCCAGCTGGATTAAGATCGCGGGATATTACGCCATATGGGATACGCACAACCTAAACCCGTACAAGATGGATGGCCGCCAGCTGAAAGACACCGTCGATATAAAGCTATATGACCTGGCCAGCGACCGCAAGTATGATATGCCCCTGGAGAAAACACCCATTACGAGCCACTTCGGCAGCAGGGGGGGGCGCTGGCACTACGGCACCGACATTGACCTGAACACAGGAGATTCGATTGTGGCGGCGTTTGACGGTGTAGTGCGCATCAACAAGTGGGACGGTGGCGGCTACGGCAACTATATCGTGGTGCGGCACTACAACGGCCTTGAGACGCTATATGGGCATATGAGCAAGGCGATAGCCGAGCCCGGGGATTTTGTGGAGGCAGGCCAGTTGATAGGACTGGGTGGCAGCACGGGGCGAAGCTCGGGGCCGCACCTGCACTATGAGGTGCGCTACCAGGGCAACCCTCTGGACCCGGAATATATATATGACTTTCCGGACTACCTGCTGAAAGGCGAGAATTTCCAGATCACTTCAGCGCTGTTCAACTATTACAACAAAGCAAAGAGCGGCACCAGCGGGGGAAGGCGGGCGGCTTACCACAAAATCCGCAGGGGCGATACGCTCTCCGGTATTGCCAAAAAGTACGGCGTTTCCGTAAAGCAGCTGACGAGGCTGAACGGCATGAGCACCCGCTCAACGCTCCGCATCGGAAAATCGCTGCGCATCAGATAA
- the trxB gene encoding thioredoxin-disulfide reductase, with translation MEIEQVKCLIIGSGPAGYTAAIYASRAGLNPVLYQGLQPGGQLTITNDVENYPGYPQGINGPQMMEDFKVQAERFGTDVRYGIATSVDFSSKPHRVTIDDQKVIEAHTVIISTGASAKWLGLESEARLNGSGVSACAVCDGFFYRGQDVAIIGAGDTAAEEATYLANLCRKVYMIVRRDEMRASTIMQDRVKRTGNIEILWNTLTEEILGEHVVEGVRVKNVLTEETRVIPVAGFFVAIGHKPNSDIFSDYLNLDENGYIRTIPGTSKTNIDGVFACGDVQDFTYRQAVTAAGTGCMAALDAERYLAAQSLH, from the coding sequence ATGGAAATAGAACAAGTAAAATGCCTTATCATCGGGTCGGGCCCTGCTGGGTATACGGCCGCTATATATGCCTCCAGGGCCGGCCTTAACCCTGTGCTGTACCAGGGCCTTCAACCGGGCGGGCAGCTCACCATCACCAACGACGTTGAGAACTATCCGGGTTATCCTCAGGGGATTAACGGCCCGCAGATGATGGAGGACTTTAAGGTGCAGGCAGAGCGATTCGGCACCGATGTGCGATATGGCATAGCCACCTCCGTGGACTTTTCATCGAAGCCACATAGAGTGACCATCGACGATCAGAAAGTGATCGAGGCGCACACCGTTATCATATCCACGGGCGCTTCGGCCAAGTGGCTCGGACTGGAGTCGGAGGCGCGGCTGAACGGCAGCGGCGTATCGGCTTGTGCGGTGTGCGACGGGTTCTTTTACCGGGGGCAGGATGTGGCCATCATCGGGGCCGGTGACACGGCTGCGGAAGAGGCCACTTACCTGGCCAACCTTTGCAGAAAAGTATATATGATTGTGCGCCGCGACGAAATGCGGGCCTCTACCATCATGCAGGACCGTGTGAAGAGAACCGGAAATATTGAAATCCTGTGGAACACGCTGACGGAAGAGATTCTGGGAGAACACGTGGTGGAAGGCGTGCGCGTGAAGAACGTGCTGACGGAGGAAACGCGCGTGATTCCGGTGGCCGGTTTCTTCGTGGCCATCGGCCACAAACCGAACTCCGACATCTTCTCCGATTACCTGAACCTGGATGAGAATGGCTATATACGCACCATACCGGGTACCTCTAAAACGAATATTGACGGCGTGTTTGCCTGCGGCGATGTGCAGGACTTTACCTACCGCCAGGCTGTGACGGCCGCTGGCACGGGCTGTATGGCTGCCCTGGATGCGGAAAGATACCTGGCGGCCCAGAGTCTGCATTAA
- a CDS encoding sigma-70 family RNA polymerase sigma factor yields MRQLKISKQITNRESQSLDKYLQEIGKVDLLTPDEEVSLAQRIKEGDQFALEKLTKANLRFVVSVAKQYQNQGLSLGDLINEGNLGLIKAAKRFDETRGFKFISYAVWWIRQSILQALAEQSRIVRLPLNRVGSLNKISKSFSELEQKFEREPSPEEIAEVLELTTAEVVDTLKISGRHVSVDAPFVQGEENRLLDVLENEDEESPDMGLMNDSLRKEVQRALSTLTKREADVITLYFGLNGENSLTLEEIGEKFNLTRERVRQIKEKAIRRLRHTSRSKALKPYLG; encoded by the coding sequence ATGAGACAACTCAAGATAAGCAAACAAATTACAAACCGCGAAAGCCAATCGCTTGACAAGTACCTCCAGGAGATTGGCAAAGTCGATTTGCTTACTCCGGACGAAGAGGTGTCGCTTGCACAGAGAATAAAGGAAGGAGATCAGTTTGCGCTTGAGAAGTTGACAAAAGCCAACCTGCGTTTTGTGGTATCGGTGGCAAAGCAGTATCAGAACCAGGGGCTATCATTGGGCGACCTTATCAACGAAGGCAACCTGGGTCTGATCAAAGCTGCCAAGCGATTTGACGAGACAAGGGGCTTTAAATTTATTTCTTACGCCGTTTGGTGGATCCGCCAGTCAATTCTGCAGGCGTTGGCCGAGCAGTCTCGCATTGTGCGCCTGCCGCTGAACCGTGTCGGCTCCCTCAACAAAATTTCCAAATCCTTCTCGGAACTCGAGCAGAAGTTCGAGCGTGAGCCGTCGCCTGAAGAGATCGCCGAAGTATTGGAACTGACCACGGCCGAGGTGGTGGACACCCTAAAAATTTCTGGTCGTCATGTGTCGGTGGATGCGCCCTTTGTTCAGGGTGAGGAAAACCGTTTGCTGGACGTGCTGGAGAACGAGGACGAGGAGTCGCCGGATATGGGACTGATGAACGACTCGCTCCGCAAAGAAGTGCAACGCGCGCTGTCCACGCTGACCAAGCGCGAGGCGGACGTGATTACGCTGTACTTCGGGCTGAACGGCGAGAACTCCCTGACATTGGAGGAGATAGGCGAGAAGTTCAACCTGACGCGCGAGCGCGTGCGCCAGATCAAGGAGAAAGCCATCAGAAGGCTGCGCCACACTTCCCGCAGCAAGGCGCTGAAGCCTTACCTAGGGTAG